Sequence from the Pedobacter sp. D749 genome:
TGTTTATTTCGTGTTAAAATTACAGTTAAAAAGCCTAAATAAAAGTATTTGTGGCTATGTTTTGTTAATTTTGAATTTAAATTAATACCATGCAGATTAGCCCGCAACAAGTTTTAGATGCGCTTAAAAATGTTGAAGATCCCGATCTTAAAAAAGATCTGGTTACTTTAAACATGATTAAAGATTTACAGATTACAGATAACCTGGTCAATTTTACCTTGGAGCTTACTACACCGGCATGTCCGATGAAGGAGATGCTGAAAAATGCCTGTACAAATGCCATCAAACATTTTGTATCGCCGACGGCAGAGGTGGTAATCAATGTAACTTCAAGGGTTACTCAACCCAGCAATTCATCATCGTTAGATAACATCAAAAACATTATTTTGGTTTCATCTGGAAAAGGGGGAGTTGGTAAATCTACTGTTGCGAGCAATCTGGCTGTTGTATTGGCTAAAGATGGTGCCAAAGTTGGCCTTATCGATGCCGATATTTATGGTCCATCGGTACCAACGATGTTCGATCTGGTTGATGCCAAGCCAGGTGCAGAAGAAACCGCTGATGGTAAAACTAAAATTTTACCAATTGAAAAATACGGGATCAAGTTATTGTCTTTAGGTTTTTTTGCTGATCCCGGACAACCAGTGCCGTGGCGTGGACCAATGGCATCTAATGCAGTAAAACAATTGTTTAACGATACCAACTGGGGGGAACTGGATTATCTGATCGTTGATCTTCCTCCAGGAACAGGCGATATCCATATCACCATTACGCAAAGTTTCCCAATTTCAGGAGCAGTTGTGGTTACTACGCCGCAACAAGTTGCACTGGCTGATACACACAAAGGTTTGGCGATGTTCAGAATGCCTGGAATTAATATCCCGATTTTAGGTGTTATAGAAAACATGTCGTATTTTACTCCTGCAGAATTACCCGACAATAAATATTACATTTTCGGAAAAGGTGGTGGAACGGAGCTTGCAGCACGGTTTAATGTACCGTTTTTAGGAGAAATCCCAATTATTCAAAGCATTTCGGAGGCCGGAGATCAAGGGAAACCAGTGGCATTAAATCAAAACCCGTTATTGGATGTTGTATTTGGCGATATTGCAAGTAAGATTGCACAACAGATCTCCATCAACAATGCGCAAATGGTGAATTGCTAAAAAATTACTATTTTTATAAATTAAAATATATATAATGAATTTAACAGAACAAGTAGAACAGGCATTAGAAACTATCAGACCTTATTTAAAGGCTGACGGAGGTGATGTTTCTGTTGAAGAAATTACATCTGAAGGAACAGTAAAGCTTAAGCTTTTGGGCAACTGCGGTTCATGCCCGATGAGTTTCATGACTATGAAATCTGGAATCGAACAAGCGATTATGAAAGCTGTTCCGCAGATTACGTCGGTAGTTGCCGTTAACATGGCAGAGCAAGATTAAGCTTTAACACTATTTAACAAGGAAGTTTTATTAATAAAATTACTTTTGTCTTAATGAGATATTGTATTGTCCTGATTTGCTTAATTTTTTCTGTAACCGCTTTTGCGCAACAAAATCCGGAACAGGATAAACTCATCCAATTTTCAGGAATTATTACCGATATCGACAGTTCAAATGTGATACCTTATGTTACCAT
This genomic interval carries:
- a CDS encoding Mrp/NBP35 family ATP-binding protein, which codes for MQISPQQVLDALKNVEDPDLKKDLVTLNMIKDLQITDNLVNFTLELTTPACPMKEMLKNACTNAIKHFVSPTAEVVINVTSRVTQPSNSSSLDNIKNIILVSSGKGGVGKSTVASNLAVVLAKDGAKVGLIDADIYGPSVPTMFDLVDAKPGAEETADGKTKILPIEKYGIKLLSLGFFADPGQPVPWRGPMASNAVKQLFNDTNWGELDYLIVDLPPGTGDIHITITQSFPISGAVVVTTPQQVALADTHKGLAMFRMPGINIPILGVIENMSYFTPAELPDNKYYIFGKGGGTELAARFNVPFLGEIPIIQSISEAGDQGKPVALNQNPLLDVVFGDIASKIAQQISINNAQMVNC
- a CDS encoding NifU family protein; amino-acid sequence: MNLTEQVEQALETIRPYLKADGGDVSVEEITSEGTVKLKLLGNCGSCPMSFMTMKSGIEQAIMKAVPQITSVVAVNMAEQD